One genomic window of Tenacibaculum tangerinum includes the following:
- a CDS encoding TolC family protein, translated as MKQFLTVIFHVIKKSSFTLITFPLQRGLVFSCSLLVFHFSSAQDLQEYINIALENNPEVQQFDTKYKRISERKEAVNTLPNTEFGAGYFLSTPETRTGPQQFKLSVKQMIPFFGTITARENYVSSLADAAYQDMVVVKRKLATSVAQSYYKLYEVRTKQKVVDENIVLLQTYEKLALTSVEVGKASVVDVLRLQIRQNELAQEKEVLEETFVGMQKAFNKLLNQDVNTPISVIDSLPMPTRANNIQANSLKLHPELVKFDKLYTSVAQSELVNQKEKQPMIGFGLDYVNVGKRTDMNVPDNGKDIVMPMLSLSIPIFNKKNNSISKQNKLQQEEILSQKEQRYNALESVLYRAVSDRNASVISYRTQLKNLERAKKAEQILVKSYETGTIDFNDVLAIQELQLKFQMNKITSAVNYYTQSTIINYLTQ; from the coding sequence ATGAAACAATTTTTAACAGTCATTTTTCATGTAATAAAGAAAAGTAGTTTTACACTCATAACTTTTCCCTTACAAAGGGGACTCGTTTTTAGTTGTTCACTTTTAGTTTTTCACTTTTCAAGCGCACAAGATTTACAAGAATACATCAACATAGCTTTAGAAAACAATCCTGAAGTACAACAGTTTGATACCAAGTATAAGCGCATTTCAGAGAGAAAAGAAGCCGTAAACACCTTACCCAATACCGAGTTTGGAGCAGGATATTTTCTAAGTACCCCAGAAACACGTACAGGTCCGCAGCAATTCAAGTTATCTGTAAAACAAATGATTCCTTTTTTCGGAACTATCACAGCAAGAGAAAATTACGTATCTTCATTGGCAGATGCAGCCTATCAAGATATGGTTGTAGTAAAACGAAAGCTAGCAACATCGGTGGCACAATCGTATTACAAACTTTATGAAGTGAGAACAAAACAAAAAGTGGTAGACGAAAATATAGTTTTACTTCAAACCTATGAAAAGTTAGCCTTAACTTCTGTGGAAGTAGGAAAAGCTTCAGTCGTCGATGTGTTGAGGTTACAAATACGACAAAACGAGCTAGCACAAGAAAAAGAAGTATTAGAAGAAACTTTTGTAGGAATGCAAAAAGCATTTAACAAACTATTAAATCAAGATGTTAACACACCTATTTCGGTAATTGATAGTTTACCCATGCCAACCAGAGCAAATAACATACAAGCAAACAGCTTAAAACTACATCCAGAATTGGTAAAGTTTGATAAGTTATACACATCTGTAGCACAATCAGAATTGGTAAATCAAAAAGAAAAACAACCGATGATTGGTTTTGGTCTCGATTATGTTAATGTTGGTAAACGAACAGATATGAATGTACCAGACAACGGAAAAGATATTGTAATGCCCATGCTATCTTTATCAATTCCTATTTTCAACAAGAAAAACAACTCTATCAGCAAGCAAAATAAACTACAACAAGAAGAGATTTTATCGCAAAAAGAACAACGCTATAATGCGCTAGAATCAGTATTGTACAGAGCTGTTTCAGATAGAAACGCATCTGTAATTAGTTATCGCACACAACTTAAAAATTTAGAGCGCGCAAAAAAAGCAGAGCAAATTTTAGTAAAAAGTTACGAGACAGGAACTATCGATTTTAACGATGTGTTAGCGATTCAAGAGTTACAATTAAAATTTCAAATGAATAAAATTACATCAGCGGTAAATTATTATACACAAAGCACTATTATTAACTACCTAACTCAATAA
- a CDS encoding four helix bundle protein gives MGVLKDKSYEFALETVRLSQYLVSDKKEFVLSKQLLRSGTAIGALIREAEFAQSKKDFIHKMSISLKEANETLYWLDILKDTKYMEEKRYKLLYTTCKELVAMLVSTIKTAKKSIS, from the coding sequence ATGGGTGTTTTAAAAGATAAAAGTTACGAATTTGCGTTAGAAACTGTAAGACTTTCTCAGTACTTAGTTTCCGATAAAAAGGAGTTTGTTTTAAGTAAACAGCTTTTAAGAAGTGGCACTGCGATAGGAGCTTTGATACGAGAAGCTGAATTTGCCCAAAGTAAGAAAGATTTTATCCATAAAATGAGTATTTCTCTAAAAGAAGCTAACGAAACTTTATATTGGTTAGACATTTTAAAAGATACCAAGTATATGGAAGAAAAGAGATATAAATTATTATATACCACGTGTAAGGAATTAGTAGCCATGTTGGTAAGTACCATAAAAACCGCAAAGAAATCAATATCATGA
- a CDS encoding PepSY domain-containing protein, whose product MVNRYTALKIRKAHRYLGLFLGIQFLMWTISGLYFSWTDIDEIHGDHFKNLEYKPKSFSNLISPSKLKTSEEIHTIELRDIAKVPYYWVNKKSLYNAHDGSVKKGITKKEALCIANNRMKNNLEVASVAQITEVGKHHEYREKLLPAYVISYKADENIKAYVSVNDGKFQTVRHRSWRWFDFLWMTHTMDYEGRDDFNTTILRTFSLLGLVTVLSGFLLWYTSSPSVRRLIKKKHK is encoded by the coding sequence ATGGTTAACAGATACACAGCGTTAAAAATTAGAAAAGCACATCGCTATTTGGGACTGTTTTTAGGAATTCAGTTTTTAATGTGGACGATTAGTGGATTGTATTTCAGTTGGACGGACATTGATGAAATTCATGGAGATCATTTTAAAAATCTGGAATACAAACCCAAATCATTCAGTAATTTAATAAGTCCTTCAAAACTTAAAACATCAGAAGAAATACATACGATCGAGTTAAGAGATATTGCCAAGGTACCTTATTATTGGGTAAATAAGAAAAGCCTTTACAATGCACACGATGGTAGTGTAAAGAAAGGAATTACAAAAAAGGAAGCCCTGTGCATTGCAAACAATCGCATGAAAAACAATTTAGAGGTTGCTTCTGTAGCGCAGATTACTGAAGTAGGTAAACACCATGAGTACAGAGAAAAGTTGCTTCCAGCCTATGTAATTTCTTATAAAGCTGATGAAAATATCAAAGCATACGTGTCTGTTAATGACGGAAAATTTCAAACAGTCAGACATCGAAGTTGGCGATGGTTCGATTTTCTATGGATGACGCACACCATGGATTATGAAGGTAGAGATGATTTTAATACTACCATTCTACGAACATTTTCATTGTTAGGTTTGGTAACAGTATTGAGTGGTTTTTTACTATGGTACACCAGTTCTCCTTCTGTTAGAAGACTCATCAAAAAGAAACATAAATAG
- a CDS encoding heavy metal translocating P-type ATPase, whose translation MKHIYHIHGMICNGCRSHVEERLSKVSGVSKVTVDLKRAEATIEMTTHIPIEVFKEALKNDGEGYSIHSLEHLPPIKKEKKKKPKGVGTGTFYCPMQCEGDKTYNKPGDCPVCGMDLVEEQKIGATTAQEWTCPMHPEVVKDASGACPICGMDLVPVAPSISAEEKTYKDLLKKFKLAVAFTLPIFLIAMSEMIPNNPLYKIMDQKYWNWVQFALSIPVVFHATWMFFERGYRSIKTGNLNMFTLIAIGAGVSWLFSVFGMLFPDFFPAQFKTESGAVHVYFEAATVILTLVLLGQLLEARAHSKTNSAVKELLKLAPNKAIKIEDGEEVEVSIDTIVIGDILKVKPGDKIPVDGKLTEGSTTVDESMITGEPIPVNKEVGDAVSSGTINGNQTFLMKAEKVGSDTLLSQIIDMVNSASRSRAPIQNLADKVSAYFVPIVIVISILTFIVWAIWGPEPSYVYGFVNAIAVLIIACPCALGLATPMSVTVGVGKGAQNGVLIKNAEALQKMDAVDTLIIDKTGTITEGKPTVEKVGSFNTITSEKEVLQYIVSLNSNSEHPLAEATVKYAKEQEVAALKATEFSAVTGKGVEGMVNGQKIVLGNAKMMAYGNANLTDEMLKEGEKYQKQGKTVSFLAVDSTVVGYVVIGDKIKETSAKAIQELQEKGIDVIMLTGDNENTAQAVATELQLADFKAGMLPKDKLKEVEELQQKGNIVAMAGDGINDAPALAKSDVGIAMGTGTDVAIESAMITLVKGDLQGIVKARNLSHAVMKNIKQNLFFAMIYNTLGIPIAAGLLYPFFGMLLSPMIAALAMSFSSVSVIANALRLRNVKI comes from the coding sequence ATGAAACATATATATCATATACACGGAATGATTTGTAACGGATGCCGCAGTCATGTTGAAGAAAGACTGTCTAAGGTTTCAGGAGTTTCTAAAGTAACGGTTGATTTGAAAAGAGCAGAGGCAACTATCGAAATGACTACTCATATTCCCATCGAAGTTTTTAAGGAAGCACTAAAAAATGATGGAGAAGGGTATAGCATTCATAGTCTAGAACATTTACCTCCTATAAAAAAAGAAAAAAAGAAGAAACCAAAAGGTGTTGGTACAGGAACCTTTTATTGTCCAATGCAATGCGAAGGCGATAAAACATACAACAAACCTGGCGACTGCCCTGTATGTGGAATGGATTTAGTTGAAGAGCAAAAAATAGGAGCAACTACCGCACAAGAATGGACTTGTCCGATGCACCCAGAAGTGGTAAAAGACGCATCTGGAGCTTGCCCGATTTGCGGAATGGATTTAGTGCCTGTAGCACCAAGTATTTCCGCAGAAGAGAAAACCTATAAAGACTTGTTGAAGAAATTCAAACTGGCGGTTGCTTTTACATTGCCCATATTTTTGATAGCCATGAGCGAAATGATTCCAAACAATCCATTATATAAAATTATGGATCAGAAATATTGGAATTGGGTACAGTTTGCATTGTCTATTCCTGTGGTGTTTCACGCAACTTGGATGTTTTTTGAAAGAGGCTATAGAAGTATCAAAACAGGAAACCTGAATATGTTTACCCTAATTGCTATCGGAGCAGGTGTTTCTTGGCTGTTTAGTGTTTTTGGAATGCTATTCCCCGATTTTTTTCCAGCGCAATTTAAAACTGAATCAGGAGCAGTACATGTGTATTTTGAAGCGGCCACGGTTATTTTAACCCTAGTACTATTAGGGCAGTTGTTAGAAGCACGAGCGCATAGCAAGACCAATTCCGCAGTAAAAGAATTGTTAAAATTAGCCCCAAATAAAGCTATAAAAATTGAAGATGGAGAAGAGGTTGAAGTATCGATCGATACCATAGTTATTGGAGATATTTTAAAAGTAAAGCCAGGAGATAAAATACCTGTAGACGGAAAATTAACAGAGGGAAGCACCACGGTAGATGAGTCGATGATTACAGGGGAACCTATTCCAGTAAATAAAGAGGTTGGCGATGCGGTAAGTAGCGGAACTATTAATGGAAACCAGACTTTTTTAATGAAAGCAGAGAAGGTGGGAAGCGACACTTTATTGTCTCAAATCATTGATATGGTAAACAGCGCCAGCAGAAGTCGTGCCCCTATTCAGAATTTAGCTGATAAAGTATCTGCTTATTTTGTGCCTATAGTAATCGTTATTTCAATCCTTACCTTTATAGTTTGGGCTATTTGGGGACCAGAACCATCGTATGTATATGGTTTTGTGAATGCCATCGCTGTATTAATCATTGCATGCCCCTGTGCATTAGGTTTGGCAACTCCAATGTCAGTAACTGTTGGTGTGGGTAAAGGAGCACAAAACGGTGTGCTGATAAAAAATGCAGAAGCCTTACAAAAAATGGATGCCGTCGATACGCTTATTATTGATAAAACAGGAACCATTACCGAAGGAAAACCGACGGTAGAAAAAGTGGGGTCATTTAACACGATTACCAGCGAGAAAGAAGTACTTCAATACATCGTTTCTCTGAATAGCAATAGCGAACATCCACTAGCAGAAGCAACCGTAAAATATGCAAAAGAGCAAGAAGTAGCGGCACTAAAAGCAACTGAGTTCAGTGCGGTAACGGGCAAAGGAGTGGAAGGAATGGTAAACGGTCAAAAAATTGTTCTTGGAAATGCAAAAATGATGGCGTATGGCAATGCGAACCTCACTGATGAAATGCTTAAAGAAGGCGAAAAGTATCAGAAACAAGGGAAAACAGTTTCCTTTTTGGCGGTAGACAGCACCGTGGTAGGATATGTGGTGATTGGCGATAAAATAAAAGAAACCAGTGCCAAGGCCATTCAAGAACTACAAGAGAAAGGAATCGATGTAATTATGCTTACTGGCGATAATGAAAATACAGCACAAGCCGTTGCTACTGAATTACAATTAGCCGACTTTAAAGCAGGTATGCTACCAAAAGATAAACTAAAAGAAGTAGAAGAGTTGCAGCAAAAAGGCAACATCGTTGCCATGGCAGGCGATGGTATTAACGATGCACCTGCCTTAGCAAAAAGCGACGTGGGGATAGCTATGGGTACAGGAACCGATGTCGCTATTGAAAGTGCCATGATAACCTTAGTAAAAGGCGATTTACAAGGAATTGTAAAAGCAAGAAACCTAAGTCATGCAGTTATGAAAAACATCAAACAAAACCTGTTTTTTGCTATGATTTATAACACGCTAGGAATTCCCATCGCAGCTGGGTTGTTATATCCTTTCTTCGGAATGTTATTATCGCCAATGATTGCAGCATTGGCTATGAGTTTTAGTTCGGTTTCAGTAATTGCCAATGCATTACGATTACGAAATGTTAAAATATAA